A single Marinitoga aeolica DNA region contains:
- a CDS encoding rhomboid family intramembrane serine protease, producing the protein MDYIKKFFNFDNVTQKIFTWNILIFVLMFVFGGGFHAFSNVYTLIFAGAQYGKLITISHQYFRFITSMFVHGGFLHIFFNMYALYYIGNIVERVYGPYKFITIYLASGIGGAALTQLFMPNAFSVGASGAIFGLIGLLFGAGFRDDTPPMLKPMTGTALLPVIIINLVLGFTASGINNFAHIGGLITGFTFGWLTSVSDTYTSYKKWKILGYISFGLITASFIWLLIFDIQYLIGG; encoded by the coding sequence ATGGATTATATAAAAAAGTTTTTTAATTTTGATAATGTTACTCAAAAAATATTCACATGGAATATTCTAATTTTTGTATTAATGTTTGTTTTTGGTGGTGGATTTCATGCTTTCTCAAATGTTTATACATTAATCTTTGCAGGTGCTCAATATGGAAAATTAATAACCATTTCGCATCAATATTTTAGATTCATCACTTCTATGTTCGTTCATGGAGGTTTTTTGCATATATTCTTTAATATGTATGCATTATATTACATCGGAAATATAGTAGAAAGGGTATATGGACCATATAAGTTTATAACAATTTATCTCGCTTCAGGTATTGGAGGAGCTGCGTTAACACAGCTTTTCATGCCAAATGCATTTTCAGTTGGAGCCAGTGGTGCTATTTTCGGCCTTATTGGATTATTATTTGGCGCCGGATTCAGAGATGACACACCACCAATGTTGAAGCCAATGACGGGAACAGCTTTATTACCAGTAATAATTATCAATTTAGTTCTTGGATTTACCGCATCTGGAATAAATAATTTTGCACATATTGGTGGATTAATAACTGGATTTACATTCGGATGGCTAACCTCCGTTTCAGATACTTACACCTCATATAAAAAATGGAAAATCTTAGGATATATCAGTTTTGGTTTGATTACTGCTTCATTTATATGGCTTTTGATTTTTGATATTCAATATTTAATAGGGGGCTAA